In the Carassius auratus strain Wakin chromosome 50, ASM336829v1, whole genome shotgun sequence genome, one interval contains:
- the LOC113066931 gene encoding protein phosphatase 1 regulatory subunit 3A → MESMGALCSPNGASSNILSLPASCPWDEDEESLGLEGIRPKSSPIPRRRSSVSSDDSLFPPSSSRRVSFADAFGLSLISVKQFDTWEVTDQSGSLESDLNEDKEYYMVPLFTLPQTAEELALRVHKQKLELESLELLSGTTTLRGTIRVLNICFDKTVCVRTSLDSWKSHFDLLAEYVPGSSNGGTDCFSFKLTLVPPFGEKGTRVDFCLRYETSLGTFWANNNENNYSLFCWEKSKEKSQNESENRKKSCLKTTSPDVSALTVADTNNEEFPVIHLNSESLNETSKNLEKESKELVEEISRNNSQRNRRKAARLEKVK, encoded by the exons ATGGAGTCTATGGGAGCACTGTGCAGTCCCAATGGGGCCAGCTCCAACATACTGAGCTTGCCAGCATCCTGCCCCTGGGATGAGGACGAGGAGTCACTGGGTCTGGAAGGAATCAGGCCTAAATCTTCACCCATACCGAGACGGCGGAGTTCAGTGTCCTCCGATGACTCCTTGTTTCCCCCTTCTAGCAGCAGAAGAGTGTCCTTTGCTGATGCCTTCGGTTTGAGTCTCATCTCAGTGAAACAGTTTGATACTTGGGAAGTAACTGACCAATCAGGCTCTCTAGAGAGTGACTTGAATGAAGATAAGGAGTATTACATGGTTCCTCTCTTCACTCTTCCACAGACCGCTGAGGAGTTAGCCTTGCGGGTTCACAAGCAGAAGCTAGAACTGGAGAGTTTGGAGTTGCTTTCTGGGACTACAACCCTTAGAGGAACCATTCGCGTGCTGAATATTTGTTTTGATAAGACGGTCTGTGTACGTACCTCTTTAGATTCATGGAAAAGTCATTTTGATCTGTTGGCAGAGTACGTACCTGGGTCAAGCAATGGTGGGACGGATTGTTTCTCCTTCAAACTCACACTAGTACCCCCATTTGGAGAAAAGGGCACTAGGGTCGACTTCTGTTTGCGTTATGAAACATCTTTAGGCACTTTTTGGGcaaataacaatgaaaataacTACTCTCTGTTTTGTTGGGAGAAATCAAAGGAGAAATcccaaaatgaaagtgaaaacagaaaaaaaagctgTCTGAAAACAACCAG ccCAGATGTCTCTGCTTTGACTGTTGCAGACACAAATAATGAAGAATTTCCGG TTATACATCTAAACTCTGAATCTCTAAATGAAACCTCTAAGAATCTTGAAAAGGAAAGCAAGGAATTAGTG GAGGAAATAAGCAGAAACAACAGCCAAAGAAACAGAAGAAAGGCTGCACGATTGGAAAAGGTTAAGTAG